In Rhea pennata isolate bPtePen1 chromosome 8, bPtePen1.pri, whole genome shotgun sequence, one genomic interval encodes:
- the JAK1 gene encoding tyrosine-protein kinase JAK1, which translates to MQYLNVKEDCKAMAFCAKMRSAKKSEVNLEAQHQGLEILFYLQDKHPIWYTSGEFTSEELCIEAAQKCCISPLCHNLFALFDENKRLWYAPNQVFKIDEKTSHRLHYRMRYYFTNWHGTSESEPSVWRHSPKKSKNSYEKKLAPEGTPILDASSLEYIFAQGQYDLVKGLAPVRDPKNDQEVHEIENECLGMAVLAISHYAINKQMKLPDLPKDISYKHYIPETLNKTIRQRNFLTRIRINNVFKDFLKEFNNKTICDSSVSTHDLKVKYLSTMETLTKHYGAEIFETSSLLISSENEINRFNCGDNEILPQYEVIVTGNNGIQWRLKPNSVQIEREKHKMKRKKSDGKNRKEEEKHRIRDSWNNFSYFPEITHIVIKDSTVSINKQDNKRMELKLSSHDEALSFASLIDGYFRLTADAHHYLCTDVAPPLIEHNIKNGCHGPICTEYAINKLRQEGNEAGMYVLRWSCTNFNHILMTVTCFDGSEMLNSSVQYKNFQIEVKKGGYFLHGSNKSFSSLKELMDHLKGQILRTDNISFTLKRCCQPKPREISNLLVATKKAQEWQPVYPLGQLSFHRILKEEIIQGEHLGRGTRTQIYSGILNYKDDENEGYQNEKEIKVLLKVLDPSHRDISLAFFETASLMRQVSHKHIVLLHGVCVRDVENIMVEEFVEFGPLDLFMHRKSEVLTTPWKFKVAKQLASALSYLEDKDLVHGNVCTKNILLAREGIDTEYGPFIKLSDPGIPITVLSRQECVERIPWIAPECVEDSKNLSIAADKWSFGTTLWEICYNGEIPLKDKTLAEKERFYEGHFVLATPSCKELADLMKQCMNYDPNQRPFFRAIMRDINKLEEQNPDIVSEKKPVAEVDPTLFEKRFLKRIRDLGEGHFGKVELCRYDPEGDNTGEQVAVKSLKPESGGNHIADLKKEIEILRNLYHENIVKYKGICTEDGGSGIKLIMEFLPSGSLKEYLPRNKNKINLKQLLRYAVQICEGMDYLGSCQYVHRDLAARNVLVESENRVKIGDFGLTKAIETDKEYYTVKDDLDSPVFWYAPECLLQSKFYIASDVWSFGVTLYELLTYCDSESSPMAEFLKMIGPTQGQMTVARLVRVLQEEKRLPRPPNCPEEVDQLMRKCWIFKHDERTTFHNLIQGFETIMTKI; encoded by the exons GTATATCTCCACTGTGCCATAATCTCTTTGCGCTGTTTGATGAGAACAAAAGACTCTGGTACGCACCCAACCAGGTCTTTAAAATAGATGAGAAAACATCACACCGGCTCCATTACAGAATGAG ATACTACTTTACAAACTGGCATGGGACAAGTGAAAGCGAACCCTCGGTGTGGAGGCATTCCCCAAAGAAGTCCAAGAACTCTTACGAGAAGAAGCTAGCTCCAGAAGGAACCCCCATACTTGATGCAAGCTCATTAGAATACATTTTTGCACAG GGACAGTATGACTTAGTGAAAGGCCTGGCACCAGTTCGTGATCCTAAAAATGATCAAGAAGTTCatgaaattgaaaatgaatgttTGGGAATGGCTGTCCTAGCAATCTCTCACTATGCCATCAATAAACAGATGAAACTTCCAGACCTTCCCAAAGATATCAG TTACAAGCATTATATTCCTGAAACTTTGAACAAGACCATCAGACAGAGGAATTTCTTAACCAGAATTCGgataaataatgttttcaagGATTTCCTTAAAGAGTTTAACAATAAAACCATTTGTGACAGTAGTGTGTCTACACATGATCTGAAAGTTAAATACTTGTCGACAATGGAGACCTTGACTAAACATTATGGAGCAGAAATTTTTGAGACTTCATCTTTGCTGATTTCATCCGAGAACGAAATAAATAGGTTTAATTGTGGAGACAATGAGATCCTCCCACAATATGAAGTGATCGTAACAGGAAACAATGGAATCCAGTGGCGGCTGAAGCCAAAT TCTGTACAgatagaaagagagaaacataagatgaagaggaaaaaatcagatggcaaaaacagaaaggaggaagaaaaacacagaattcGAGACTCATGGAacaatttttcctattttcctgaAATCACCCACATTGTCATCAAGGACTCCACAGTTAGCATTAACAAGCAGGATAACAAAAGGATG GAATTAAAACTGTCCTCACATGATGAGGCCTTGTCATTTGCATCTTTGATAGACGGATACTTCAGACTTACAGCAGATGCCCACCATTATCTCTGCACAGATGTGGCCCCTCCGCTGATTGAGCACAACATAAAAAATGGATGCCATGGACCCATTTG TACGGAGTACGCCATCAACAAACTGCGACAAGAGGGGAACGAAGCAGGAATGTATGTGTTGAGATGGAGCTGCACAAACTTTAACCACATTCTTATGACAGTGACTTGTTTTGATGGCTCAGAG ATGCTAAATAGTTCAGTCCAGTACAAGAACTTCCAGATTGAAGTGAAAAAGGGCGGGTATTTCCTACATGGTTCAAACAAATCTTTCTCATCCTTAAAAGAGCTGATGGATCACCTGAAAGGACAGATACTTCGGACAGACAACATAAGCTTTACACTGAAGAGATGCTGCCAGCCAAAACCAAGAG AAATCTCCAACTTGCTAGTTGCAACCAAGAAGGCTCAGGAATGGCAGCCTGTTTATCCTTTAGGGCAGCTAAGTTTCCATCGAATCCTCAAGGAAGAAATTATACAG GGTGAACATCTTGGAAGAGGGACAAGAACACAGATTTATTCAGGGATTCTCaactacaaagatgatgagaatGAAGggtatcaaaatgaaaaagagattaaagTCCTCCTCAAAGTCTTGGACCCTAGCCACAGAGACATTTCTTTG GCATTCTTTGAAACGGCAAGCCTGATGAGGCAAGTTTCTCACAAGCACATCGTCCTCCTCCATGGAGTCTGTGTCCGTGATGTGGAAA ATATCATGGTTGAAGAGTTTGTGGAATTTGGGCCTCTGGATCTGTTTATGCATCGGAAAAGTGAAGTTCTGACAACTCCTTGGAAATTCAAAGTTGCCAAGCAACTAGCAAGCGCACTAAGCTACTTG GAGGATAAGGATTTGGTACATGGAAATGTGTGTACTAAAAATATCCTACTGGCAAGAGAGGGAATTGACACAGAGTATGGTCCATTCATAAAGCTGAGTGACCCAGGAATTCCAATAACTGTGTTGTCCAGACAAG AATGTGTTGAGAGAATCCCCTGGATTGCACCTGAATGTGTTGAAGACTCGAAAAATTTGAGCATTGCAGCAGATAAGTGGAGTTTTGGCACAACTCTGTGGGAAATCTGCTATAATGGAGAAATACCACTGAAAGACAAGACATTAGCAGAG AAGGAGCGGTTCTACGAGGGACATTTTGTGTTGGCAACACCGTCGTGCAAGGAGCTGGCTGACTTGATGAAGCAGTGCATGAACTACGACCCCAACCAGAGACCCTTCTTCAGAGCAATTATGAGAGACATCAACAAACTGGAGGAGCAAA ATCCTGATATTGTCTCTGAGAAGAAGCCTGTTGCAGAGGTCGATCCCACGCTCTTTGAAAAACGATTCTTGAAGAGAATCCGTGACTTGGGAGAG GGTCACTTTGGCAAGGTGGAACTCTGCAGATACGATCCAGAAGGCGACAATACAGGGGAACAAGTGGCGGTTAAATCTCTAAAGCCGGAGAGTGGAGGGAATCACATTGCTGACCTTAAGAAGGAAATAGAAATCTTGAGGAATCTTTATCACGAAAACATTGTCAAGTATAAGGGAATTTGCACAGAAGATG gTGGAAGTGGGATTAAACTCATCAtggaatttcttccttctggGAGCCTAAAGGAGTATCTCCCACGgaacaagaacaaaatcaaCCTCAAACAACTTCTCAGATACGCAGTTCAGATCTGCGAG GGAATGGATTACTTGGGGTCCTGTCAGTATGTTCACCGTGACTTAGCAGCAAGAAACGTCCTTGTTGAAAGTGAGAACAGAGTGAAGATCGGAGATTTTGGACTCACCAAAGCAATTGAGACCGATAAGGAGTATTACACGGTCAAAGATGACCTCGACAGCCCTGTGTTTTG GTATGCCCCAGAATGCTTGCTTCAAAGTAAATTTTACATTGCCTCAGATGTCTGGTCATTTGGAGTGACGTTGTATGAACTACTTACCTACTGTGACTCAGAATCCAGTCCAATGGCA GAATTCTTGAAAATGATTGGTCCCACCCAAGGCCAGATGACAGTAGCACGACTTGTTCGTGTGTTACAAGAAGAAAAGCGTTTGCCGCGTCCCCCCAACTGCCCCGAAGAG gtTGACCAGCTGATGAGGAAGTGTTGGATATTCAAACATGATGAACGGACAACCTTTCACAATCTCATTCAAGGATTTGAAACGATTATGACTAAGATATAA